A region of Vitis riparia cultivar Riparia Gloire de Montpellier isolate 1030 chromosome 1, EGFV_Vit.rip_1.0, whole genome shotgun sequence DNA encodes the following proteins:
- the LOC117919805 gene encoding probable inactive purple acid phosphatase 2: protein MFPILPFCLFFVLAPPLLASSSPVSITLTAKTLAKSGDSIRIKWSGIDSPSDLDWLGIYSPPSSAHDNFIGYVFLSSCPTWESGSGSIRLPLVNLRANYSFRIFRWSRSEVDPTRMDHDHNPLPGTTHLVAESGEVGFGGGGGPEQIHLAYTDREDEMRVMFVTGDAGVRTVRYGLSRDAMHRVVTAAVGRYEREDMCDSPANESVGWRDPGFIQDAVMRKLKKGKRYYYKVGSDSGGWSAIHNFMSRDMDSEKTIAFLFGDMGTATPYSTFLRTQEESESTVKWILRDIEALDDNPAFISHIGDISYARGYSWLWDNFFTQVEPIASRLPYHVCIGNHEYDWPLQPWKPDWSSTVYGTDGGGECGVPYSLKFKMPGNSSELTGTRAPATRNLFYSFDTKAVHFVYISTETNFLPGSSQYDFIKQDLESVDRKKTPFVVVQGHRPMYTTSNELRDAPVRERMLKYLEPLFVKNNVTLALWGHVHRYERFCPINNFTCGNMGLNGEYLGGLPVHIVIGMAGQDWQPTWEPRPDHPKDPVYPQPKWSLYRGGEFGYTRLVATKEKLTLSYVGNHDGEVHDTVEILASGQVLSGVGEDDAQPRVEVAEYTFSWYVKGASILVLGAFMGYVIGFVSHARREAALRKNWTPVKIEDS from the exons ATGTTTCCAATATTACCTTTCTGCCTCTTCTTCGTCCTCGCTCCTCCTCTCCTCGCATCTTCTTCTCCAGTCTCCATAACCCTAACCGCCAAAACCTTAGCCAAATCGGGCGACTCGATCCGAATCAAATGGTCGGGGATCGACTCCCCGTCCGACCTCGACTGGCTCGGCATCTACTCGCCGCCGTCCTCTGCCCACGACAACTTCATTGGCTATGTTTTTCTGTCGTCATGTCCCACATGGGAATCTGGGTCGGGTTCGATCAGATTACCCCTGGTTAATCTCCGTGCTAACTACTCTTTTCGGATATTCCGGTGGTCCCGGTCCGAGGTCGACCCGACCCGGATGGACCACGACCACAATCCCTTGCCGGGGACAACGCATCTGGTGGCGGAGTCCGGGGAGGTGGGGTTCGGGGGCGGCGGGGGGCCGGAGCAGATCCATTTGGCGTACACGGATAGGGAGGATGAGATGCGGGTGATGTTCGTGACGGGGGACGCGGGCGTGAGGACTGTGAGGTATGGCTTGAGCAGGGACGCGATGCACAGGGTGGTGACGGCGGCGGTGGGGAGGTATGAGAGGGAGGACATGTGTGACTCGCCAGCGAATGAGAGTGTTGGGTGGAGAGATCCGGGGTTTATTCAAGATGCGGTGATGAGGAAATTGAAGAAAGGGAAGAGATATTATTATAAG GTTGGAAGTGATTCAGGAGGTTGGAGCGCAATTCACAACTTTATGTCACGGGATATGGACTCTGAAAAAACAATAGCTTTTCTATTTGGTGACATGGGGACAGCAACACCATACTCAACCTTTCTTCGTACACAAGAGGAAAGCGAGTCAACCGTTAAATGGATCCTCCGTGACATTGAGGCTCTTGATGACAACCCTGCCTTCATCTCGCATATTGGAGATATTAGCTATGCTAGAGGTTATTCATGGTTGTGGGACAATTTTTTCACTCAGGTTGAACCTATCGCCTCCAGACTCCCATACCATGTGTGTATTGGTAATCATGAATATGATTGGCCATTGCAGCCTTGGAAACCTGATTGGTCCTCCACAGTTTATGGAACAGATGGTGGCGGTGAATGTGGAGTGCCCTACAGCCTTAAGTTCAAAATGCCTGGAAACTCTTCAGAACTAACTGGAACCCGTGCCCCAGCCACTCGAAACCTCTTCTACTCATTTGATACGAAGGCAGTGCATTTTGTGTACATATCAACTGAGACCAATTTCCTTCCAGGGAGCAGCCAATATGACTTTATAAAGCAGGATTTGGAGTCAGTTGATCGGAAAAAAACCCCTTTTGTGGTTGTCCAAGGGCACAGACCAATGTACACAACAAGCAATGAACTTAGAGATGCCCCGGTGAGGGAGAGGATGCTCAAGTATTTGGAACCTCTTTTTGTGAAGAACAATGTGACCCTTGCACTCTGGGGTCATGTCCACAGATATGAGAGGTTTTGCCCAATAAATAACTTCACTTGTGGAAACATGGGATTGAATGGGGAATACCTGGGGGGATTGCCTGTTCATATCGTGATTGGGATGGCAGGGCAAGACTGGCAGCCCACATGGGAACCAAGACCAGACCACCCGAAGGACCCTGTCTACCCACAACCTAAATGGTCATTGTACCGTGGGGGTGAGTTTGGGTACACTAGGTTGGTTGCCACCAAAGAGAAGCTTACTCTTTCTTATGTAGGAAACCATGATGGTGAGGTGCATGATACTGTTGAGATTCTGGCATCTGGACAAGTTCTCAGTGGTGTTGGAGAGGATGATGCTCAACCCAGAGTTGAGGTGGCAGAGTACACATTTTCATGGTATGTTAAGGGGGCAAGTATCTTGGTGCTGGGGGCTTTTATGGGCTATGTTATTGGGTTCGTATCACATGCCAGGAGAGAAGCTGCCTTGAGAAAGAACTGGACTCCAGTGAAGATCGAAGATAGCTGA